A stretch of the Lonchura striata isolate bLonStr1 chromosome 15, bLonStr1.mat, whole genome shotgun sequence genome encodes the following:
- the RPL26L1 gene encoding ribosomal protein uL24-like: MKFNPFVTSDRSKNRKRHFNAPSHIRRKIMSSPLSKELRQKYNVRSMPIRKDDEVQVVRGHYKGQQIGKVVQVYRKKYVIYIERVQREKANGTTVHVGIHPSKVVITRLKLDKDRKKILERKAKSRQVGKEKGKYKEETIEKMQE; the protein is encoded by the exons ATGAAGTTCAACCCCTTTGTGACCTCGGACCGCAGCAAGAACCGCAAAAGGCACTTCAATGCCCCCTCCCACATCCGCAGGAAAATCATGTCCTCGCCCCTGTCCAAGGAGCTGCGGCAGAAGTACAACGTGCGCTCCATGCCCATCCGCAAGGACGACGAGGTCCAG GTGGTGCGGGGACACTACAAGGGCCAGCAGATCGGGAAGGTGGTGCAGGTGTACAGGAAGAAATACGTGATCTACATCGAGCGCGTGCAGCGGGAGAAGGCCAACGGCACCACCGTGCACGTGGGCATCCACCCCAGCAAG GTGGTGATCACCAGGCTAAAGCTGGACAAGGACCGCAAGAAGATCTTGGAGCGCAAAGCCAAGTCCCGCCAGGTTGGCAAGGAGAAGGGCAAGTACAAGGAGGAGACAATCGAGAAGATGCAAGAATAG